From the genome of Desulfobaculum xiamenense, one region includes:
- a CDS encoding NUDIX hydrolase, which translates to MTDPVEVVDDSDNPLCVLPLTDAARQTLRHRAVLVLVYDHEGRLYLQKRSGSKSLFPGRWDLSATGHVKAHESREDAAIRELREELGIRVAGLRLLHEVEACPTTGFAFVTLYSAGRVTGPILTNPDEISDGMYVDREELALLVRDFRDRLTPGLVHFWELGLLFPGEQD; encoded by the coding sequence ATGACAGACCCCGTGGAAGTGGTGGACGACAGCGACAACCCGCTGTGCGTACTCCCACTGACAGACGCCGCACGCCAGACGCTCCGCCACAGGGCGGTCCTGGTACTCGTCTACGATCACGAGGGCCGACTCTACCTCCAGAAACGCTCCGGAAGCAAAAGCCTCTTCCCCGGGCGCTGGGACCTCTCCGCCACCGGACACGTCAAGGCCCACGAATCGCGCGAGGACGCCGCTATCCGCGAACTGCGCGAGGAACTGGGCATACGCGTCGCCGGGCTTCGCCTGTTGCACGAGGTGGAGGCCTGCCCCACAACGGGGTTCGCCTTCGTCACCCTGTATTCCGCAGGCCGCGTGACCGGTCCCATCCTCACCAATCCCGATGAGATCAGCGACGGCATGTATGTGGACAGGGAAGAACTCGCCCTGCTCGTCCGCGATTTTCGCGACAGGCTCACTCCGGGCCTCGTCCACTTCTGGGAACTGGGGCTGCTGTTCCCCGGCGAACAGGACTGA
- the rimI gene encoding ribosomal protein S18-alanine N-acetyltransferase, translated as MSDEICEFERFGMDDIDALVELERECFSHPWGAEQFRLGLENKVFHVFGLRRAGVIVAYCSMYIIVDEAEVLNIAVRPELRRQGLGSRLLRIVLQICRKMGIHNARLEVRVSNVAARNLYANFGFEQVGIRTGYYPDTGEDALLMTLDMDKIPERG; from the coding sequence GTGTCTGACGAAATATGTGAATTCGAACGCTTCGGCATGGACGATATCGACGCGCTGGTCGAGTTGGAGCGCGAGTGCTTCTCGCACCCGTGGGGCGCGGAGCAGTTCCGGCTTGGGCTGGAGAACAAGGTTTTCCACGTGTTCGGCCTGCGTCGGGCTGGCGTCATTGTCGCCTACTGTTCCATGTATATCATCGTTGACGAGGCCGAGGTGCTGAACATCGCGGTGCGTCCGGAGCTTCGCCGGCAGGGCCTCGGCTCGCGCCTGCTGCGGATCGTGTTGCAAATCTGCCGTAAAATGGGCATACATAACGCGCGCTTGGAAGTTCGCGTGTCCAATGTCGCCGCACGCAACCTGTACGCCAATTTCGGCTTCGAGCAGGTGGGCATCCGTACGGGCTACTATCCCGATACTGGCGAGGACGCGCTGCTCATGACACTTGATATGGATAAAATCCCCGAGAGGGGATAG
- a CDS encoding phosphoglycerate kinase yields MRFIDQMDLDGKRLLIRVDYNVPIKDGVIGDDNRIRASLPTLEYALNNGASLILCSHLGKPKGQIKPELSLAPVAVRLGELLGRPVKMAPDCVGDEVRSMAKALAPGEVLMLENLRFHAEEQSGDEAFGRELAALCDVYCNDAFGTAHRAHASMTGIPAFAPARCAGFLLKKEWEFLGEALAAPKRPYVAISGGSKVSSKLGILNNLLGKVDALIIGGAMANTFLLAQGHGVGASLVEPDLVEEARTVMKTAKERGVDLVLPLDFVIGEGPDAAKSAGVVDAEAGVPEGLMALDVGPKTVERYRQALSGAKTVVWNGPVGAFENPAFAEGSLELAKIIAGLDALTIGGGGDTGACLALAGLADAVTFISTGGGSFMEFMEGKELPAFKALEE; encoded by the coding sequence ATACGCTTTATCGATCAGATGGATCTCGACGGAAAGCGGCTTTTGATCAGAGTGGACTACAATGTGCCCATCAAGGACGGTGTGATCGGTGACGACAACCGCATCCGGGCCAGCCTGCCCACGCTGGAATATGCGCTGAACAATGGCGCGTCACTTATTCTGTGCTCGCACCTCGGCAAGCCCAAGGGGCAGATCAAGCCCGAGCTGTCGCTTGCGCCGGTGGCCGTGCGCCTTGGCGAGCTGCTTGGCCGTCCGGTGAAGATGGCCCCCGATTGCGTGGGCGACGAGGTTCGCTCCATGGCAAAGGCCCTTGCCCCCGGCGAGGTGCTGATGCTTGAGAATCTGCGCTTCCACGCCGAGGAGCAGAGCGGAGACGAGGCCTTCGGCCGCGAGCTGGCCGCACTGTGCGACGTCTACTGTAACGACGCCTTCGGCACCGCCCACCGCGCCCATGCGTCCATGACCGGCATCCCCGCCTTTGCCCCCGCCCGCTGCGCTGGATTCCTGCTCAAGAAGGAGTGGGAGTTTCTCGGTGAGGCCCTTGCCGCGCCCAAGCGCCCCTACGTCGCCATTTCCGGAGGCTCCAAGGTGTCCTCCAAGCTCGGCATCCTCAACAATCTGCTCGGCAAGGTCGATGCGCTCATCATCGGCGGTGCCATGGCCAACACCTTCCTGCTGGCGCAGGGGCACGGCGTCGGCGCATCCCTCGTGGAGCCCGACCTCGTTGAGGAAGCCCGTACCGTCATGAAGACCGCGAAGGAGCGCGGCGTGGACCTCGTCCTGCCGCTGGACTTTGTCATCGGCGAAGGCCCTGATGCGGCGAAGTCCGCCGGTGTGGTCGATGCCGAGGCAGGAGTGCCCGAAGGCCTCATGGCCCTCGACGTGGGGCCGAAGACCGTGGAGCGCTACCGTCAGGCCCTTTCCGGCGCGAAGACCGTGGTCTGGAACGGCCCTGTGGGTGCCTTCGAGAATCCGGCCTTTGCGGAAGGTTCGCTGGAGCTGGCGAAGATCATCGCCGGTCTGGACGCCCTGACCATCGGCGGCGGTGGCGACACCGGCGCGTGCCTTGCGCTGGCGGGTCTTGCCGACGCTGTGACCTTCATTTCCACCGGTGGCGGTTCCTTCATGGAGTTCATGGAGGGTAAGGAACTGCCCGCATTCAAGGCACTGGAGGAGTAG
- the tpiA gene encoding triose-phosphate isomerase, whose protein sequence is MKKLMAANWKMYKTAEEARTTAEELVRLVGDVPADREVLVIPPFTALSAVAGAFSHGGAFYLGAQNFYPAEEGAFTGEISPRMLKDACCTYALAGHSERRHVLGEDDAFVGSKVEFGLAQGLRMILCVGEKIEERRAGQVESVLRRQLEKGLAGVARDISTEDIVIAYEPVWAIGTGEVAGPEEIVHAHAFVRKILVEIFGARGNEIRIQYGGSVKPANCAEILALDNVDGVLVGGASLQADSFSRIVKA, encoded by the coding sequence ATGAAGAAGCTGATGGCCGCCAACTGGAAGATGTACAAGACCGCCGAAGAGGCGAGGACGACCGCCGAGGAGTTGGTCCGTCTGGTCGGTGACGTCCCCGCGGACCGCGAGGTGCTCGTCATTCCGCCGTTCACGGCGCTGTCCGCCGTGGCGGGCGCGTTTTCGCATGGCGGGGCATTCTACCTCGGCGCGCAGAACTTCTATCCCGCCGAGGAAGGCGCCTTCACCGGCGAGATTTCTCCGCGCATGCTGAAGGACGCCTGCTGCACCTACGCGCTGGCTGGCCATTCCGAGCGCCGCCACGTGCTGGGCGAGGATGACGCCTTCGTGGGGAGCAAGGTGGAATTCGGCCTCGCGCAGGGGCTGCGCATGATCCTTTGCGTGGGCGAGAAGATCGAGGAGCGCAGGGCCGGTCAGGTGGAGAGCGTTTTGCGCCGTCAGCTCGAAAAGGGACTGGCCGGTGTGGCGCGCGACATTTCGACTGAGGACATTGTCATCGCTTATGAACCGGTTTGGGCCATCGGCACCGGCGAGGTTGCGGGGCCGGAGGAAATCGTGCATGCTCACGCCTTCGTCCGGAAGATTCTTGTCGAAATCTTCGGCGCGAGGGGCAACGAGATTCGCATCCAGTACGGCGGCAGCGTGAAGCCCGCCAACTGTGCGGAAATTCTTGCTCTTGACAATGTG